The region TTCTTACCTATCAGATAAATAGATCTACATATCCTGTCTCAGACAGCTTTTGCCAGTTCATAAAGAAAGCTTGAAAATGTCTCAATAATCTCAGTAACTTGGCCATTGGCCAAAGACATGCCAATAACTGCTTTTGTTATTGTACAGCATGCTCTAAGGAGCACAGCCCACTTTTAATCCTCTGCTAATTCACACACCCTCCAGAAAGCTGATGCGTCACCATGCCACACACTGGCTTGGCACATCACTGTAGGGTGTGATTTCATGCAAATATGCCCTGCTAGGCCCCGTTTCCAGTAAATGCACTGAGACACCCATTCAGtgcatccagcctttcacgtatGTTAAAAGGACTTTTGGTTTTAAGTATTTTcccctttgttttgttttatgtgtcACTGGCACATCGAAGGCAAGGTTCAATGTGGGGGCCATTTTAGTTTAAGTGAGTTCAACATATGTTTATTTTGAGCCAGTCTTGCATTATATACTGTATACCTTTTATTGTAATCAAAACTGTTTGCAAGTCATTCATGTAaaataacactttattgatATCTTAATGTAACTGAGACATCTTGGTTTCTTTGAATTGTTAACTGCAGCATTGTGCTGAGCCAAACGTaagactgttttttttattatattatgaatgtttgtttcatttctttgaaatcaaatatataaaaacccACTAGCAATATCATACTtacaaatacatacaaacaTTTCTTTATGTCATTAGTATGTAATACCTGCTTTACCAAAACAATCctgaatcactgagcgcaaggccttctcagggcgacacacacttacacttttactcacacactctcacattcactcacaccgatggacactttttgagaagccagtccacctaccaacatttgtgtttggaccgtgagaggaaaccaaagcacatggaggaaaccctcacagacacagggataataCACCAAACGGCTAAAGTTTTCAAGAATTTTGCAACAACTACTGTACATTTCAACAACTACTGAACAGTGAACAGTCCCCCACAGATGAGGATTGAACCCACTAAATATAAAAACGATATACTTTTCTTTTCTCATGTTAACAGCCTAGTGCATGTGTGTCATTTATCAGGGGATGAGACTGCACCAGGATGCAGTATGGGATGCACTGTGATGCATCTGGACAAGGTTCCATTAGGAAACCTTGCTGTTTGACATTCGTTTGACACATACCTCAACGCAACTTGCAACTCTGTTATGCAAGGAGACATTTTACGGATTTGTTGCAGAGGTCtttgggcccaagctcatctcagatggtcTAAAAACAGGGGAAACGTGCTGTGGTCAGACGAGTCCATGTCTTAGcatattttagaaaaaaatggagatTGCTTTCTCTGTGCCAAAAACACAAGGAACCATCCGGAGTATTATTAAAGATAGGTACAAAATCCAACATCGGTCATGATATGGAGTTCCATCAGTGTCCTAAGCATTAGTGAGTTTGTATGTGTTAATGTACCACtgacatgggggggggggggtatatgAGGATTTTATATGCTACCATCATGGTGATGTACTTTCCTGGGGGAGTCCatagttatttcagcaagatatTGCCAGTCTTAATTTTGCATGTGGCTTGATAGTGTCAACAGTTGAGTCTCAACACATGTGTTGATTGGCCTGTCTGCGGTCTAGGTCTGTCTCCTAGGCTGCATCAGGAAGAGCAGATGCTCTATAGGAGTTTAGTATTACTATTTTAGTATTACTTTATTTAAGGCAAAGCTCGccactgtaatcaaaaaacattattattttttaaataaacttcagATGTTACCTCACCATtagctgctctccagtctgtttgcgtgcttGAACCTGATGATTTTACAAAGCCCCTGTGTCTGTAtatgagtaaataaacaaactttctctgtctgttaagctagactttctctctctgctcaggtcagaagcatctggagttttttagacaatggagagaactccaaacgttgaaaagcacgaaTCATTCTTCAATGAGGATcacctgctccataggtgggtaatattgacctaTTTTTGCTGATTCTGATGGATATGTTTCgagagacggctaactgcattaccaaaagtgaTACAAAAAGAAATGACTTGAGTTTCAAATTAATAAACCGTGAAAAAACTTTACAGAAATGTCAAATTTCAaacacgtacaaacaacaggagtttttttctcctcaaacacaccgttccaccttaaaagacatgaaaTTAACAAATTATAGATACTTTTTATAATTGCACTTAAACCTTAAAACATCTGGAAATATGGATGTAGATCATGGCTCAAATTATAATATCATGTTACATATGTAAAATTGTTAATTGTTATAGTGTGATGTCCTTGTCTGAGCTGAGCACTGCACTGCAGCCTGCTGAGCAGAGGGCACTGGTGTTACCTAGCATTCCAAAATACCCAATACCAAAAATAGCTACGGTCAGTAAGCCTTGTGTGCTTAATTAGGAAGGAGcacatgaaatgttgcatgaaaCAAAATCAGTTTTCAAAACACAGAGGTTTTCCTTACAAGTCTGAATTTCTCTGAAGTACTCTTAAAAAAGATATTTTGGGCGCACTGCTGGGACGCCTGTATCTGTGTTGACATTGGTGACATAAAAGTGATAGTAACTAAACTTTTGAACAGTGTCTTTGAAATTAAAGTTGGAAACTTCAGAGAATAATGTCAGTGTGGTGCATTTGCACATTCATGTGGATATGTGGAGCCTCTACCAACTCACgtactgtaaaataaaacccCCTCATTTATGTGAAAGCACAAAATGAAGTGAAACAGAACAAACACGTGTGTGTAGAAGTAAGGGCACTGaacaaaaatggagagagaaagaaaagaactaattaaaaaagaaaaaaaatcaaagcctCCGCTTCTCTATTCTCAATCCTGAGGTCTCTTgttgaacggagctgtggctcattctcatttaaactAACAGGCGTTGAAATCAGcatgtgtgcaaaatcactactctaGAAGGTTCTGGAGGAAGTGCTGCCTTTTAGGCAGAAGGAAcgtaattggttaccagccgACGGGcgggatgaatgtgattggttgcagaaaaaaatgcatacattttcaaatactGGGCCCTAACCCAGTAAAGCTGCTCCTAGACCCCTGTGACTCCCCGCTGTGACGCCCAGAAATCACTTATTCACGTCTTAATAGAAGAAATAATTATGTTCCTTCTGCCTCAAAGTCAACGCTGCCTCCAGAACCTTTCTGAGAAGTGATTCTGCCTGAAATCAGCTGTTCTACAGAGGGTtatttagacagggggagaggaGAGCTGTGTTGTTAAGCCTTGTGCTGTTTTGACCAAAGGATGTCACAAATGCTTGATTTAAACCAtagggaactgtgttaacttatGGAAAAGGGGCAGGTATGATATgacctctttaaaaaaaaaacaattgaaaAACCTAGCCCTTTACAATGACAGGCTATGTTGTGTTCATCCACTAGGTGATGCAGTTAGACCTTTTGCtgagcattagcattagcagcaTCTCTTGAGGCTTTCCTACAGAACATTATGTGCCAGCATAGGGCCtactttatgttctatttttaaCTGAGGTTTGCAATTCTTTACAGGCGAAACTGAAAGGAAGTGCTGTTTATTGTAATTTTCTATTAATTTTGGCATGATAAAAGAATACCTGTAGTATCATTATGAAAtgttgaaattgtccacaggtacttgtgtgagtgactgggtgagtgtgtggagggggggggggttgtatgtttgtgtgtgtgtgtgcgggggggtgggggggtatgACCTTACACAGCTGGAGAAAATCTTTAAAGTAGCCTAGACAGTTATGAAAGATGAAAGAGCAACTAActcagcagtggactgagaaGTCCCCGGGCCATGTGATCATGTAGTCCTCAGCTCTGTCCTCTGTTAGATAAGGAGGCATGTTGTGAATGTGCTCTATGCGGAGGGACACTGCTACTCTCAGCTAAAAAGGCAAAGAGTGGGACGGTGTATCTCCACGTGACGCCATAGTGCCTGGGCCACTGAGAGCTCGTCGTGGCCGAGCGCGGGAGTGGCTTCAAGCTATAAGAAGAGCGCGTCGGGCAGCGTGAGGGGGTTTGGAGGAGGAGATGCTCAGTGGAGATATTTAGTGTGGCGCTTCGACAGACAGCGGGGACAAACAGGAGAGCTGCAGTCAGCCCAAGCAAAGACTGCGTTGGTTTTCAGTGTCCCACAGACAGTCAAAAATAATAGGCAACAGCCTGCATGTGTGAAACAATTGAGACTATATAACAAAGACATCAAAGCGCCGAATTGTGACGTGAACACGCAGCAGAGCCAATAAGATCCTTGCGTTGTGACGTGTCTGGCCAGAGAGTGACGGAGCTACAGTGTCTCGTCAGAAAGCTCGTTTCACGGCTGTGACGATGCCGCTGGACGTGGCGTGGCGCCCCTGCGAGGACTATAAATCCGAGTCGCAGTGCAAGCGGAGCTCGTTCGCCTTCTACCGCGCAGTGCGCGACCTCCACCCCGTGTGGCTGCTGGAGGAGATGCGCGCCACCGAGGCGCTCCACTGGGAGGAGGACCACGGTCGCGCGCGCGCCTTCTCCCCCGCCGAGGCGCTGCTCTACGCACTGGTGCACGACCACCAGGAGTACGCGCGCCACCTTCTGCGCGCATACCCGTCGCGCGCGCTGGCGGCGCCGAGCGCCAGCTTCCGTGGCTGCGCGTGCACAGTCGCCGCCGCGCCGCACCTGGCGCTCGCCGTGCGCCACGAGCGCATCGCCATCCTCGGACTGATGCTTGAGGCGGCGGCGGAGCACTTCGGCGAGGACGAGCGGCGCGCCTTTCTGGACGGACGCGGGTGCGCGCACGGCGGCGGCAAGAGCGCGCTGCATGTGGCGTGTGAGCAGGCGCGCGGCGACTGTCTGCTGGCGCTCCTGGCCAACGGCGCCTGCCCGCACGTGACTGACAGCGCCGGGGACGCGCCGCTGGACTGCCTGCTGGAGCAGATGGAGCGTTGCGGGGACGGGGACAGGGACGCGAGCGCCCGACGTGCTTGCCTCGGCTACCTGATGCTGTTCGTGCCGGCGCCGCGCGTGCGGAGAAGAACGCAGCTGCTGGAGGACGCCGCGCGCTGGACTCAACTGCTAGGCGAGCGCGTGTACAACTGGGTGAGCGGGCAAGCGCCGACCTCGCTGCTTGTCATGTGCACGCGCACGTTGCTGAGAGCGCGCGCTGAGGTGCTGCTGGAGCCACTGCCACGATTCCTCAAACCTCCCGAGTTCAGACTGCAACAGTGGGGGATGATGGAATAAAGACACGAAAAGAGCATAACACTGTACATATGTGAATATTTCTGTCTGCGTAATTTTGTACATAGACGTATTTAATGTAATGCTATGTGTGAAAGTCTctatgaaaatattaaacatttatttttgcaaGCATTAGTCATTTTTCAAAGAGACCACGGAGGATTCTCTATAGGTCACCTACCTGTACATATCAAAACCTGCAAACTGGCTctcagcacagtggcgcaacaggtagagGTGCTGCTACACCACTCCAGGGTCCTACAATCCTCACCTTGTGTCAccttggtgttctccctgtgtctgggtgggtttcttctgggtgctccagcTTCCTCACACAGTCATAACACAAATGAGCGAGAAagctgaccacaggtgtgagtgactgagtgtgaactttactttacagaaaaacaaagtaTACTTAAATTGTTCTGATgtacttaattttattttggaaCCACTAATTTATATTAAATCACTAATAATATTTAAGTTAAATTATACCAAGTTACCCTTAATTTATACAaagtataattttatatttgacACCCttgtaatataatttaaataaaagtttattcTTCTAAATTACAAGTCTTGGAATGTGTGAAATAacatctgtgttttattttattttatttatttttgacaggGTCTCTGCTTGGTCGTAttagtgattttttatttatttttagaattgatattttttaatgatttaagcACAATCTTAATGTTTTTAGGGTGCAATCAGGCAGCTCAGAGATATATAATTCAACTGTATCAGAGgagtggaaaaaaataacatgaCTACTATACTCAGTTTACTTAAATTGTGTATATCACAGTCAAattaagtattaaaaaaaagatgtatGGTGAGTGTACTGGTGGAGTTTGGCTGCTGTTACATTGTACAAAGTATACGCTGCACCCTTGTGGGTGTTGAGTTGAATCTCTAATGCCCCAAAGAATATACATAGctttgggtgtctagaaaaATCACCATTAACTTTTATTTCTGGGATAATACAAATCTAAAcataaaaaattacaaaaattacacaacagctacaaaaacaaaccaaaaacccATTCACCTCTCTGGAGTCAGAAGCCTTTGATGCTGTCAGCATGTTACCACCTGCTGAAATAACGAGCCTGTGTCTTCTTTTTTGTAAACCTTTTTAATGTTGGAAGTTAGTGTATGCATGACGTAAATACAGCGAGGTTAAAGCATGGTTAATGATCTCACTTAAACCACACAGGCGTAGAGCCACTGCTCTGAAAGTGCTTACTGTTTTACCGTTAGACTGTTAACAACAGTATTTTGGTCAGAGGACAAGAGGAGCAGAGCAGCCTCCTGGACAACTGAGTCAAAGGCAGAGTTTCACATATAAAAGGAAAACAATCATAAACAGAAAATATCAACATAGTTATAGTTATTCCCATTTGCTAATTGCATAATCAGATTTATCAGAGTTCTGAGGtgtcagtcaaaaaaaaaaaaaaaaataaaaaaaataaaaaaaagggcaTTTCACAGACACTTGGAAGAAAAGGACCAAGAATATCAAACATCAGCCCATTATTGTGGCCTTATATTAAATTAGCTATGATACACTGACTTGTTCATATTCAAGATGCATTCTCTACACGGAATTACATGGATAATGCTTAACCAGCATTAAAATACAGCTCACTGAAAACGGACTATGATAGCTTCTGCAGCTAACCAAGCAGCTTTAAGTGTGGAGTAGAATAAACTTTAAATAGCATTAATCAGCCTAAAATAAATGGGCTGAACAGAATATAATAGACACAAGAGCTGAAAACCACCTCCCCATCCCCTCCATCAACTAACCCTACTCCCATTCATGCATGGATATGATTTTAATTGACAAATAGCAGGTGCAAACCTAGAGAAGTCTTTCTTGAAGGGGAAAGCAACTAAAGCTCATTTCAAATAAGAACTCTGGAGAAACTCTAGAGAAACTCCTTAGTATCAGGGCCAGAAACGTCCCGGAGTCACCTGTAGCACATAGTGGGAAATTTTCTGTGTTGGACGTGTTCTCACAGTGAGAAACTTGCCTCCAGCTTTAGGTATGGGGTGGCATCTGTGCAGTGCGTGCAGGAGATACAGTGAATTCTCCAGGACAATAGAAGCTCTGTTCACACAATTGCTGGCTTGAATTTTACTCAGACTTTACACTAGGGCCATAGGCGCAGTGTTAATTTCGTTAACAAAAACTATGACGAAAAATATTTGTTAACATCCCAATTTTCAAAACGAAAAAATAGACATGAACTACACAAATAATCATTAGAAGATGAGAACTATGATGAACTACTAAAAAGTAAACGGAAATATGAAAGGACCcattatttcagtttttaattgaATATCACTAGGAAACAAAAACTGTTTGCTGTGTTCAGAGTGACGAAAGAATGGGCAGAACACTGAAGATTAGTCGATTCTTCGAGCCTCTGGGAGATGCTTGTATCGACTGCTGGCCAATGATTTATAAAGCCGAATCTTTTGGAGTTGACTTGGTTTGCAAGCACCTTCTGCAGCAGACTTTAATAGttacaaaatgtatttgaaaaataaagtgACCATTTTCCTTCTATAATTTTGGAcggtaacatttttaaatgtaacgtGATTTTTAAGCAGTTGTTTTTAAACGTTAGTAATAAATAACATCTCTGTAATAGAAAAACCAATAAAAATAAGCTAAGTATGTCTAATTAAATAGATACAATATAAACAGTAGAGGGTTGTGATGTAAAATGCTCTATTCTTGAGAACCTTTCAGTGGTGATTGTTGGAAACAGATATCTGAAGTGAATACATTTCCTGGTGCCTGAGATGTCCAGGTTCCTGTTTCTGACATAAGCCTTTGGCCTAAAGTCTATTTTTAAAACTGATTcatagaattagaattagaatcactttattggccacagaGGAATtggttctctgcatttaacccaatccgtgcagtgaatcacacacctggggagcagttgggggttaggtgccttgctcaagggcacttcagtcatgacctgttGGTCTGGCTCTGGTCATCAAATCGGCAACCTTCCGAAGGCTCCCTAACTACCAGACTCAAAACACTCTGGTCCATTAAGGCCGGGGTACACTGATGGGACAAATGCAAACAATCCAGAACAACACCAAGCGTTTGGTTGGTGTGCCGTACCTGTGTTTGACCGCTGAAAGACCCCAATATTCCCTTCCCATTCACTCTCTAGTTAATTTCGCTAGTCAGGTTTTGTTCTGAC is a window of Hoplias malabaricus isolate fHopMal1 chromosome 1, fHopMal1.hap1, whole genome shotgun sequence DNA encoding:
- the ankrd9 gene encoding ankyrin repeat domain-containing protein 9, encoding MPLDVAWRPCEDYKSESQCKRSSFAFYRAVRDLHPVWLLEEMRATEALHWEEDHGRARAFSPAEALLYALVHDHQEYARHLLRAYPSRALAAPSASFRGCACTVAAAPHLALAVRHERIAILGLMLEAAAEHFGEDERRAFLDGRGCAHGGGKSALHVACEQARGDCLLALLANGACPHVTDSAGDAPLDCLLEQMERCGDGDRDASARRACLGYLMLFVPAPRVRRRTQLLEDAARWTQLLGERVYNWVSGQAPTSLLVMCTRTLLRARAEVLLEPLPRFLKPPEFRLQQWGMME